One Gloeobacter morelensis MG652769 DNA window includes the following coding sequences:
- the lptC gene encoding LPS export ABC transporter periplasmic protein LptC, which produces MSRRHRAPAAFACLLLAACSGPPEPAPSQANESPLVLQNIVLSETTSRGGALVWELKAQRAEYSRDRSSASIQQIRGVFYEQGRKVLTVEAPRGEVRVAAREILLTGGVKALAPVRETAFDAERVQWLPDRNRLEATGPVELRQPKDRVRVRGKRLVGDLAAQIYTLDGGVEGDSAVQKIALSAPSLTWSLVPNRVTAAGGVTVRDLARQIRLVAPRAVWQVDQNRVVATAEGNRPVTAEQPANAARLQARQMIWDVPGRTLTGNGQVQAEMGRPVQLFDAARATYRIADNVLVASDGRYRKPGENTSVEGPVLEADFGRNTVRASGGRVVTRILPAVIQK; this is translated from the coding sequence ATGAGCCGACGCCATCGGGCGCCGGCCGCTTTTGCCTGCCTGCTGCTTGCTGCCTGCTCAGGTCCGCCTGAACCGGCTCCTTCCCAGGCCAACGAAAGCCCCCTGGTGCTGCAAAACATCGTCCTCAGTGAAACCACCAGCCGGGGCGGCGCCCTGGTGTGGGAACTCAAAGCCCAGCGCGCCGAATACAGCCGCGACCGCAGCAGCGCTTCCATTCAGCAGATTCGCGGAGTGTTCTACGAGCAGGGGCGCAAAGTGCTCACCGTCGAAGCGCCCAGAGGCGAGGTGCGCGTCGCGGCGCGCGAAATCTTGCTCACCGGTGGTGTCAAGGCCCTCGCGCCCGTGCGCGAGACCGCCTTCGACGCCGAGCGGGTGCAGTGGTTGCCGGATCGCAACCGGCTGGAGGCCACCGGCCCGGTCGAACTGCGCCAGCCCAAAGACCGGGTGCGCGTGCGCGGCAAACGGCTCGTGGGCGACCTTGCCGCCCAAATTTATACCCTCGACGGCGGGGTCGAGGGCGATTCGGCCGTCCAAAAGATCGCCCTGAGCGCTCCGAGTCTCACCTGGAGCCTGGTACCCAACCGCGTCACGGCGGCAGGCGGCGTCACCGTCCGCGATCTGGCCCGGCAAATCCGGCTGGTGGCACCGCGGGCGGTCTGGCAGGTCGATCAAAACCGCGTCGTCGCCACGGCTGAGGGCAACCGGCCGGTCACCGCCGAGCAACCGGCCAACGCCGCCCGCCTCCAGGCGCGTCAGATGATCTGGGATGTGCCCGGGCGAACCCTCACCGGCAATGGCCAGGTGCAGGCTGAAATGGGCAGGCCCGTCCAGCTGTTCGACGCCGCCCGGGCCACCTACCGCATTGCCGACAACGTGCTGGTGGCCAGCGACGGGCGCTACCGCAAGCCGGGCGAGAATACCAGTGTCGAAGGCCCCGTGCTCGAGGCCGACTTCGGACGCAACACCGTGCGCGCCAGCGGCGGCCGGGTGGTGACACGCATCCTGCCCGCAGTGATTCAAAAGTGA
- a CDS encoding response regulator transcription factor encodes MLAPPVVRSTRRASLLLLEMDQALAEQLGERLRQAGFRVSLSPETQKSESALALVQLENPDLIILAAGPGGLRLCRALRQATYSLPVLLLSDGETISERVAGLDVGADDYIVSPFDIAALVDRIQCQLKRVQGRESGVLRLADLIVNTRTREVRRGGQLIELTAREYDLLHYLMEHAREVLSRERILLNVWGENFDGESNIVEVYIRYLRLKIEREGEKKLIHTVRSVGYSLRD; translated from the coding sequence ATGCTCGCTCCGCCCGTCGTCCGCTCGACTCGCCGCGCTTCGCTGCTGCTGCTTGAAATGGACCAGGCTCTCGCCGAGCAACTCGGCGAACGGCTGCGCCAGGCCGGCTTTCGGGTGAGCCTCAGCCCCGAGACGCAAAAGAGCGAAAGCGCTCTGGCCCTGGTGCAGCTCGAGAATCCCGACTTGATCATTCTGGCGGCCGGTCCCGGCGGCTTGCGCCTGTGCCGCGCTCTGCGCCAGGCCACCTACAGCCTGCCGGTCTTGCTCCTCAGCGACGGCGAGACGATCTCCGAACGGGTGGCGGGTCTTGATGTGGGTGCCGACGACTACATCGTTTCTCCTTTCGATATCGCTGCCCTAGTCGACCGCATCCAATGCCAGCTCAAGCGCGTGCAGGGCCGCGAGAGCGGGGTGCTGCGCCTGGCCGATCTCATCGTCAACACCCGCACCCGGGAGGTGCGCCGCGGCGGGCAGCTTATCGAACTGACCGCCCGCGAGTACGATTTGCTCCACTACCTGATGGAACACGCCCGCGAGGTACTGTCGCGCGAGCGGATCCTCCTGAACGTCTGGGGCGAAAATTTTGACGGTGAATCGAATATCGTCGAAGTCTACATTCGCTACTTGCGCCTCAAAATCGAGCGCGAAGGCGAGAAAAAGCTTATCCACACTGTGCGCAGCGTCGGTTACAGCCTGCGCGATTAA
- a CDS encoding Uma2 family endonuclease, translating into MTGTLKTHTYPSGDGLPVAETFLHVYAILITLEVLKQYLEGTRATVLANQFLYYAPDFPTLRVAPDVMVIFGVEPGGRDNYKTWEEGQVPSVIFEITSKHTQSKDQGEKKTLYAGLGVQEYWLFDPKGEWIAEQLQGYRLRSFEEESETISRYVPIADGTSEPLGLQLVVEGALIGFYRLDTGDKLLIPAELAARLKQEQLRAEQAERRAELAERRAAALTERLRALGVDPDQP; encoded by the coding sequence ATGACAGGCACTCTCAAAACACACACCTACCCCAGTGGAGATGGACTGCCTGTGGCTGAGACCTTTCTCCATGTCTACGCCATCTTGATCACCCTCGAAGTCCTCAAGCAGTACCTCGAAGGCACCCGGGCCACCGTCCTCGCCAACCAGTTCCTGTACTACGCGCCGGACTTTCCGACCCTGCGCGTTGCCCCCGATGTCATGGTCATCTTCGGTGTCGAGCCCGGCGGACGCGACAATTACAAGACCTGGGAAGAAGGACAGGTACCCTCTGTCATCTTCGAAATCACCTCCAAGCACACCCAGAGCAAAGACCAGGGGGAGAAAAAAACGCTCTACGCCGGACTGGGGGTTCAAGAATACTGGCTGTTCGACCCGAAGGGCGAGTGGATAGCCGAGCAGTTGCAGGGTTACAGACTGCGGAGCTTCGAAGAGGAGAGTGAAACAATCAGTCGCTACGTACCCATTGCTGACGGCACCAGCGAGCCGCTCGGCCTGCAGCTGGTCGTCGAAGGTGCCCTGATCGGCTTCTATCGCCTCGACACAGGAGACAAACTGCTTATCCCCGCAGAACTCGCAGCCAGGCTGAAGCAAGAACAACTACGTGCCGAGCAAGCCGAACGGCGGGCAGAGCTGGCGGAGCGGCGGGCAGCAGCCCTGACGGAGCGCCTGCGCGCCCTCGGCGTCGATCCGGACCAACCCTGA
- a CDS encoding NAD-dependent succinate-semialdehyde dehydrogenase, with protein MAQTQSPSRPIASVNPATGQTLKTFASLGDAEIEQKLALAIRAFACHRRTPLAERARHLQAAADMLTAGRERYARLMSAEMGKTLASALGEVDKCALVCRFYAEHGAGFLADVPVVTDATRSFVRYQPLGPVLAVMPWNFPFWQVFRFAAPALMAGNVGLLKHASNVPQCALAIEAIFLEAGFAPGCFQTLLVGAERTADLIADGRVVAVTLTGSEPAGRSVASQAGNHLKKCVLELGGSDPFIVLESADISKAAQTAVTARLINNGQSCIAAKRFIVAEAVADTFEQLLVERFTALKVGDPSDPATDVGPLATPAILKTLDAQVRDSVARGARVLIGGKALPGPGNFYTPTILADIPPDSPAYGEELFGPVAALFRVPDLDAAIRLANDTAFGLGASAWSTDAAEIERLAEEIEAGSIFINGMVKSDPRLPFGGIKLSGYGRELSREGMLEFVNIKTVWEL; from the coding sequence ATGGCACAGACGCAAAGCCCCTCGCGACCGATCGCGAGCGTCAACCCAGCGACCGGGCAGACACTCAAGACATTTGCATCCCTGGGCGACGCCGAAATCGAGCAGAAGCTTGCCCTGGCAATTCGTGCTTTTGCTTGCCACCGGCGCACGCCCCTTGCCGAGCGCGCCCGCCATCTGCAAGCCGCCGCCGATATGCTCACAGCCGGTCGCGAACGCTACGCCCGGCTGATGAGTGCCGAGATGGGCAAGACCCTCGCTTCTGCCCTGGGCGAAGTCGACAAGTGTGCCCTGGTCTGCCGGTTCTACGCCGAACACGGTGCGGGTTTTCTGGCCGACGTGCCGGTAGTCACCGACGCGACGCGTTCCTTCGTGCGCTACCAGCCGCTTGGTCCCGTCCTCGCGGTGATGCCCTGGAACTTTCCTTTCTGGCAGGTGTTCCGCTTCGCAGCCCCGGCTTTGATGGCGGGCAATGTCGGCCTGCTTAAGCACGCCTCCAACGTGCCCCAGTGCGCCCTCGCCATCGAAGCGATTTTTTTGGAGGCGGGCTTTGCACCCGGGTGTTTCCAGACGTTGCTTGTGGGAGCCGAGCGCACCGCAGATCTGATTGCCGATGGGCGGGTGGTGGCGGTCACCCTCACCGGCAGTGAACCGGCGGGCCGCAGCGTCGCTTCTCAGGCTGGCAACCACCTCAAAAAGTGCGTCCTTGAACTGGGGGGCAGCGACCCGTTTATCGTACTGGAGTCCGCCGATATCTCAAAAGCGGCCCAGACAGCGGTGACGGCCCGACTCATCAACAACGGCCAGTCCTGCATCGCGGCCAAGCGGTTCATCGTCGCCGAGGCGGTGGCGGATACCTTTGAGCAGCTATTGGTCGAACGTTTTACTGCCCTCAAAGTCGGTGACCCGTCCGATCCGGCTACCGACGTCGGGCCGCTCGCCACCCCCGCCATCCTCAAAACTCTCGATGCCCAGGTACGCGACTCGGTGGCGCGCGGAGCGCGGGTGCTCATCGGCGGCAAAGCGCTCCCCGGCCCCGGCAACTTCTACACGCCGACCATCCTTGCAGATATCCCGCCGGACAGCCCCGCCTACGGCGAGGAGTTGTTCGGACCGGTGGCGGCGCTGTTTCGCGTCCCCGACCTGGATGCGGCCATTCGCCTGGCCAACGACACCGCCTTCGGCCTTGGGGCAAGCGCCTGGAGTACCGATGCGGCCGAAATCGAACGGCTTGCAGAAGAGATTGAAGCCGGCTCGATCTTCATCAACGGCATGGTCAAATCCGACCCCCGTCTACCCTTTGGCGGTATCAAGCTCTCCGGCTACGGCCGCGAACTCAGCCGCGAGGGCATGCTCGAATTTGTCAACATCAAAACGGTGTGGGAGTTATGA
- a CDS encoding acetolactate synthase large subunit: MNTAELLVQCLENEGVRYIFGLPGEENMQFLEALQSSSIQFVTTRHEQGAAFMADVYGRLTGQAGVCLSTLGPGATNLMTGVADANLDRAPLVAITGQVGTDRMHVDAHQYLDLVAMFAPVTKWSTHIVRPSNTPEIVRKAFKIAQAEKPGAVHIELPENIASMAALGEPLRVTDNHDVFASFSSITQAAELISRADNPLILVGNGAIRCSASAALTEFATRLNIPVANTFMGKGVIPYTHPLALWAVGLQQRDYISCGFDRADLVIAIGYDHIEYSPKKWNPMGDIPIVHIGRTAAEVDSSYIPQVEVVGDISDSLQEILSRADRQGKADPYAIQLRDDIRAEYTEYAHDTGYPVKPQKIIYDLRQVLGSEDILISDVGAHKMWVARHYHCDRPNTCIISNGFAAMGIAIPGAVAAKLVHPHRKVVAVTGDGGFMMNMQELETALRIGTPFVTLIFNDGGYGLIEWKQQTHFNRSAFVRFGNPDFVRLAESMGLKGYRVEAGDELLPILKTALEQEVPAIIDCPVDYRENMELSQRVMQLSCAV, translated from the coding sequence ATGAACACAGCCGAATTGTTGGTGCAGTGCCTGGAAAACGAAGGTGTCCGCTACATCTTCGGCTTGCCCGGCGAAGAGAACATGCAGTTTCTGGAGGCGCTGCAAAGCTCGTCCATTCAGTTTGTCACCACCCGCCACGAACAGGGTGCCGCCTTCATGGCCGACGTCTACGGGCGGCTGACCGGCCAGGCGGGGGTGTGCCTTTCGACCCTGGGTCCCGGCGCGACCAATTTGATGACCGGCGTGGCCGACGCCAACCTCGATCGCGCCCCACTGGTGGCGATCACCGGCCAGGTGGGTACCGATCGCATGCACGTCGACGCCCACCAGTACCTCGACTTGGTGGCAATGTTCGCTCCGGTGACCAAGTGGAGTACCCACATCGTCCGCCCGAGCAACACCCCCGAAATCGTCCGCAAGGCGTTCAAGATCGCCCAGGCCGAAAAACCGGGGGCAGTGCACATCGAACTACCGGAAAACATCGCTTCGATGGCGGCGCTGGGCGAGCCGCTGCGCGTCACCGACAACCACGATGTATTCGCTTCGTTTAGTAGCATTACCCAGGCGGCCGAGCTGATTTCCCGGGCCGACAACCCGCTAATTCTGGTGGGCAACGGCGCCATCCGCTGCAGTGCGAGTGCCGCGCTCACCGAGTTCGCCACGCGCCTGAATATCCCGGTGGCCAATACCTTCATGGGCAAGGGGGTTATTCCTTATACCCATCCGCTGGCGCTGTGGGCGGTGGGCCTGCAGCAGCGCGACTACATCAGCTGCGGCTTCGACCGCGCCGATCTGGTGATCGCCATCGGCTACGACCACATCGAGTACTCGCCCAAAAAGTGGAACCCCATGGGCGACATTCCGATCGTCCATATCGGCCGCACCGCCGCAGAAGTCGACAGCAGCTATATCCCACAAGTCGAAGTAGTAGGCGACATCTCCGACAGCCTGCAGGAGATCCTGTCGCGCGCCGACCGCCAGGGCAAAGCCGACCCCTATGCCATCCAACTGCGCGACGACATCCGCGCCGAGTACACCGAGTACGCCCACGACACCGGCTATCCCGTCAAACCCCAAAAAATAATTTACGACCTGCGCCAGGTGCTGGGCTCGGAGGATATCTTGATCTCCGACGTCGGCGCCCACAAAATGTGGGTGGCCCGCCACTACCACTGCGACCGCCCCAACACCTGCATCATCTCCAATGGCTTTGCCGCCATGGGCATCGCCATCCCCGGCGCTGTCGCCGCCAAACTCGTCCACCCCCACCGCAAAGTGGTGGCCGTCACCGGCGACGGCGGCTTCATGATGAACATGCAGGAACTGGAGACGGCCCTGCGCATCGGTACGCCCTTCGTGACGCTTATCTTCAACGACGGCGGCTACGGTCTCATCGAATGGAAGCAACAGACCCACTTCAACCGCTCCGCCTTCGTGCGCTTCGGCAATCCCGACTTTGTGCGCCTTGCCGAGAGTATGGGTCTTAAGGGCTACCGCGTCGAGGCGGGCGACGAGCTGTTGCCCATCCTCAAAACTGCCCTCGAACAGGAGGTTCCGGCCATCATCGACTGCCCGGTGGACTACCGGGAGAACATGGAACTCTCGCAGCGGGTCATGCAACTCAGTTGCGCCGTTTAA
- a CDS encoding glycosyltransferase family 2 protein, with the protein MFFSVVIPTYNRLAILTKCLEAMEAQRWEGRYEIVVVDDGSTDGTVAFLQDHPERFSHVRLLVQDHRGPAAARNLGVADARGDTVIFIDSDLVVTPVFLECHARALEEHAGDAVFTYGRVVNTCNFEHPELEPYKITDFSAAYFATGNVAIARHWLEKAGPFDEAFSLYGWEDLELGVRLKKLGLKLVKCPEAVGYHWHPPFTLKQLPSLIQKEYERGRMGVVFYRKHPNWDVRMMIQMTPLHQALWGLLSLGGRLNEKTMAPLLQYLIDRGKPQLALELARVFLNWYNVRGVYAAYREAGS; encoded by the coding sequence GTGTTTTTTAGCGTCGTTATTCCCACTTACAATCGGCTTGCCATCCTCACCAAGTGCCTCGAGGCGATGGAGGCGCAGCGCTGGGAGGGCCGCTACGAGATAGTCGTCGTCGACGACGGTTCGACCGACGGCACGGTGGCATTTTTGCAGGACCACCCCGAGCGCTTCAGCCATGTGCGCCTGCTGGTGCAAGATCACCGCGGCCCGGCGGCGGCGCGCAATCTGGGAGTTGCTGACGCCCGGGGCGACACGGTGATCTTTATCGACTCGGATCTGGTGGTTACACCCGTATTTCTCGAATGCCACGCCCGCGCCCTCGAGGAGCACGCGGGCGACGCAGTCTTCACCTACGGCCGAGTGGTCAACACGTGCAACTTCGAGCACCCCGAGTTGGAGCCCTACAAAATCACCGATTTTTCAGCCGCGTATTTTGCCACCGGCAACGTCGCCATTGCCCGCCACTGGCTCGAAAAAGCCGGCCCCTTCGACGAAGCCTTCAGCCTCTACGGGTGGGAGGACCTCGAACTGGGGGTGCGGCTCAAAAAACTCGGACTCAAGCTCGTCAAATGCCCGGAGGCCGTGGGCTATCACTGGCATCCACCTTTCACCCTCAAGCAATTGCCTTCCCTCATTCAAAAAGAGTACGAGCGCGGCCGGATGGGGGTGGTCTTTTATCGCAAGCACCCGAATTGGGATGTGCGCATGATGATCCAGATGACGCCGCTGCACCAAGCGCTGTGGGGGCTGCTTTCGTTGGGCGGCCGGCTCAACGAAAAAACGATGGCGCCGCTGTTGCAGTATCTCATCGACCGCGGCAAACCGCAGCTGGCGCTGGAATTGGCGCGGGTGTTTCTCAACTGGTACAACGTGCGGGGGGTCTACGCCGCCTACCGCGAAGCGGGTTCATGA
- the trpD gene encoding anthranilate phosphoribosyltransferase codes for MMNEKHLQSLLISRLGGAALSEEAARELMEAWLAGEVPAALSGALLVAIAPLAITAGELAAMAKTLQEAAGAAPTGLPVLLDTCGTGGDGLGTFNISTAVAFVAAACGVPVAKHGARSASSRVGSADVLERLGVRLSQERARVRAALDAVGITFLFAPGWHPALKAVAPVRRELGIRTVFNLLGPLVNPLVPTAQVLGVYHPHLVVPMAEALEQLGRERFLVVHGSGGLDECSLAGPTTAAGNLSGPLCESHLHPEEFGLAAAPLEALVGGDVAQNADILRRVLQGKGSRAQRDVVILNTAAALVAAGAVAGWMAGVTLARDCLADGVPWTKCEALIRFGNA; via the coding sequence GTGATGAACGAAAAACATTTGCAGTCGTTGCTAATTTCTCGCCTGGGCGGCGCGGCGCTCTCGGAGGAAGCGGCCCGGGAACTGATGGAAGCGTGGCTGGCAGGGGAGGTGCCTGCCGCTCTCTCCGGTGCTCTGCTGGTGGCGATTGCGCCTTTGGCGATCACTGCAGGCGAACTGGCGGCGATGGCCAAGACGCTGCAAGAAGCTGCGGGCGCTGCCCCCACCGGGCTGCCGGTGCTGCTCGACACCTGCGGTACCGGCGGGGATGGGCTGGGAACATTTAATATCTCGACGGCGGTCGCCTTTGTAGCGGCGGCCTGTGGGGTACCGGTGGCCAAGCACGGTGCTCGCTCCGCCTCTAGCCGGGTCGGCTCCGCCGATGTGCTGGAGCGCCTGGGAGTGCGCCTCAGCCAGGAGCGCGCGCGCGTGCGCGCCGCCCTCGACGCGGTGGGGATCACCTTTTTGTTCGCCCCGGGCTGGCACCCGGCCTTAAAAGCCGTGGCACCCGTGCGCCGCGAACTGGGCATCCGCACCGTGTTTAATTTGCTCGGTCCGCTGGTCAACCCGCTGGTGCCCACCGCCCAGGTGCTCGGGGTCTACCATCCGCATCTGGTTGTACCGATGGCCGAAGCCCTGGAACAGTTGGGCCGCGAGCGTTTTCTAGTCGTCCACGGCAGCGGGGGGCTTGACGAGTGCTCGCTTGCGGGACCAACCACGGCAGCGGGAAATCTGAGTGGTCCCCTCTGCGAATCGCACCTGCACCCCGAAGAATTTGGCCTCGCCGCCGCCCCCCTAGAAGCGCTCGTCGGTGGGGACGTAGCGCAGAACGCCGACATCCTGCGCCGGGTGCTCCAGGGCAAAGGCAGCCGCGCCCAGCGCGACGTAGTCATCCTCAACACCGCCGCTGCCCTGGTGGCCGCCGGTGCAGTAGCAGGCTGGATGGCCGGGGTCACCCTGGCGCGCGACTGCCTGGCGGACGGGGTTCCCTGGACCAAGTGCGAGGCGCTCATCCGCTTCGGCAATGCCTGA
- a CDS encoding BrnA antitoxin family protein has protein sequence MTESTQDRIMSALRSMEKEGRLPMNAGLLVDELMQVTNLARSTVYRYQRQWRKYARAPRTTLDDELTTASAQQRFLISIRMPADLLRWLKAMGEAQNIGYQSLIVALLYWTKDNPLLSQSGIDFDSQDEDFEEEVP, from the coding sequence ATGACAGAGAGTACCCAAGACCGGATCATGAGTGCCCTGCGCTCGATGGAAAAAGAGGGTCGCCTGCCAATGAACGCCGGCCTGCTGGTCGACGAATTGATGCAGGTGACCAACCTCGCCCGCAGCACCGTCTACCGTTACCAGCGTCAGTGGCGCAAATATGCCCGGGCGCCGCGTACGACCCTCGACGACGAACTGACGACAGCGAGTGCTCAGCAGCGCTTTTTGATCAGCATTCGCATGCCTGCGGATCTATTGCGCTGGCTCAAAGCGATGGGCGAAGCACAAAACATCGGCTATCAGTCGCTGATTGTCGCCTTGCTCTACTGGACCAAGGACAATCCGTTGCTCAGCCAATCGGGCATCGATTTCGACAGCCAGGACGAAGACTTCGAAGAAGAAGTCCCCTAG
- the hpt gene encoding hypoxanthine phosphoribosyltransferase, with protein sequence MVKILYSEEEIARQVQLLAGQISAHYAPLVSISYPLVVLPVLKGAFVFSSDLLRRVTVPLRVEFLRASSYREGTVSGGLELDIPETAFLSGHHLLLLEDIVDTGRTASQILATLKGCGPASLQICALLDKPSRRVAPVEVHFRGFTIADRFVIGYGMDLAERYRELPYVGELEECTF encoded by the coding sequence GTGGTCAAAATTTTGTACTCCGAAGAAGAGATAGCTAGACAGGTCCAGCTGTTGGCGGGCCAGATCAGCGCCCACTACGCTCCTCTAGTATCAATTTCGTATCCGCTGGTGGTTTTGCCGGTGCTCAAGGGAGCCTTTGTCTTCAGTTCCGATCTGTTGCGGCGGGTGACGGTGCCTTTGCGGGTCGAATTTTTGCGCGCAAGCAGTTATCGCGAGGGGACTGTTTCGGGCGGCCTGGAGCTGGACATTCCGGAGACGGCCTTTTTGAGCGGTCATCATCTGCTGTTGCTCGAAGATATTGTCGACACCGGCAGGACTGCAAGCCAGATCCTGGCCACCCTCAAAGGTTGTGGCCCAGCCTCGCTGCAGATCTGCGCGCTGCTGGACAAGCCTTCGCGCCGCGTGGCGCCGGTGGAGGTCCATTTTCGGGGTTTTACGATTGCGGACCGCTTTGTCATCGGTTACGGCATGGATCTGGCCGAGCGCTACCGCGAGTTGCCCTACGTAGGCGAACTGGAAGAATGCACCTTTTGA
- a CDS encoding Crp/Fnr family transcriptional regulator: protein MSNRDAQQDFRLLLEELYRERTLRFFKAGQSIPLRNQEIWIVYRGLVQLATLQPSGDEALLGLAGPLMPLGRSLTLLEPYHAVALTNVDLLRLTTEEIHSSPRLARELTEQMARRLRQAEALLALAGKRLVIDRLQGFLYLLAHEFGHPTGEGIRIDVRLTHQQFANALGTTRVTVTRFLGELKYRGLIEIGSDRRIYLKEPQRLAAASCF from the coding sequence ATGTCGAACCGGGACGCACAACAGGATTTCCGCCTGCTGCTCGAGGAACTGTACCGGGAGAGAACCCTGCGCTTTTTTAAGGCCGGACAGAGTATCCCCTTGCGCAACCAGGAAATCTGGATTGTCTACCGGGGGTTGGTGCAACTAGCAACGCTGCAACCGAGCGGCGACGAGGCGCTGTTGGGGCTGGCAGGCCCGCTGATGCCGTTGGGCCGTTCGCTGACGCTGCTGGAGCCTTACCATGCCGTGGCGCTCACCAACGTCGATTTGCTCCGGTTGACCACCGAGGAGATCCACTCCAGCCCACGGCTGGCACGCGAATTGACCGAACAGATGGCCCGCCGCCTGCGCCAGGCGGAAGCTCTGCTGGCGCTGGCGGGCAAGCGCCTGGTGATCGACCGGCTGCAGGGCTTTTTGTACCTGCTCGCCCACGAATTCGGCCATCCCACCGGCGAGGGTATCCGCATCGATGTGCGCCTCACTCACCAGCAATTTGCCAACGCCCTGGGAACTACACGGGTGACGGTGACGCGCTTTTTGGGCGAACTCAAATACCGCGGTCTTATTGAGATAGGCTCCGACCGCCGCATCTACCTCAAAGAACCCCAGCGGCTGGCGGCGGCCAGTTGTTTCTAA
- the ispD gene encoding 2-C-methyl-D-erythritol 4-phosphate cytidylyltransferase has product MHLLIPAAGRGSRMGADVNKLLLPLLGRPLLAWTLAAAAKAPSTGWIGIIGQPIDEEAIRLLVEKLGLRVPVQWIEGGETRQQSVYRGLLALPADAQQVLIHDGARCLASPALFERCGAALAEIPAIVAAVPVKDTIKQVYPHSHRVEKTIARERLWAAQTPQGGNVGTLKVAHAWAAAQAVAVTDDAALCELRGEPVQVVPGEETNLKITTPADLFVAEAILKTQLRQDPSP; this is encoded by the coding sequence ATGCACCTTTTGATTCCCGCCGCCGGGCGCGGCAGCCGCATGGGCGCAGACGTCAACAAGCTGCTCTTGCCGCTGTTGGGTCGGCCGCTTCTGGCCTGGACGCTCGCAGCAGCGGCAAAAGCCCCTTCAACCGGCTGGATAGGCATCATCGGCCAGCCGATAGACGAAGAAGCGATCCGGTTATTGGTGGAGAAGCTGGGTCTGCGGGTGCCCGTGCAGTGGATCGAAGGGGGCGAGACCCGTCAGCAGTCGGTCTACCGGGGGCTGCTGGCGCTTCCTGCAGACGCGCAGCAGGTACTCATCCACGACGGGGCGCGCTGCCTGGCGAGCCCGGCCCTTTTTGAGCGCTGTGGCGCCGCACTCGCTGAAATTCCGGCCATCGTCGCCGCTGTGCCGGTCAAGGACACCATCAAACAGGTCTATCCCCACAGCCATCGGGTAGAGAAGACCATTGCCCGCGAGCGGCTCTGGGCGGCCCAGACGCCCCAGGGCGGCAATGTCGGGACGCTGAAGGTCGCCCACGCCTGGGCCGCGGCCCAGGCGGTCGCCGTCACCGACGACGCGGCGCTGTGCGAACTGCGCGGCGAGCCGGTGCAGGTCGTCCCCGGCGAGGAAACCAATCTCAAGATCACCACGCCTGCAGATCTGTTCGTGGCCGAGGCTATCTTGAAAACACAGCTGCGCCAGGATCCCAGCCCATGA
- a CDS encoding DUF1995 family protein, translating to MSELPRTLDETLAQCSQALAATFESGKTRAQIDIKVPGLDVLSLVQGLAPALGESGWAAAFPDPGAAALARRRLGSVGYDLRGLSELKLRGGEHRAVLVVEPSAIEVETVETLADRMAGKPFILLNSRLQEAGAVGIGLAGRQLRERFLSTFEMAYAIQPFEGGSLYRAHPKPWQLWRETQEGDYTKVAEFDTRPLGEEIDRALYPKKGEALLDGLRRFLRALGQ from the coding sequence ATGAGCGAACTGCCCCGCACCCTCGATGAGACCCTTGCGCAGTGCTCCCAGGCACTCGCAGCCACCTTCGAAAGCGGTAAAACCCGCGCCCAAATCGACATCAAAGTGCCCGGCCTCGATGTGCTCTCCCTGGTACAGGGACTGGCTCCCGCCCTGGGTGAATCCGGTTGGGCGGCGGCCTTTCCCGATCCGGGCGCGGCGGCCCTGGCCCGCCGCCGCCTGGGAAGCGTGGGCTACGACCTTCGGGGTCTCAGCGAGCTGAAGTTGCGCGGCGGCGAGCATCGTGCCGTGCTCGTCGTCGAGCCGAGTGCTATCGAAGTCGAGACGGTCGAAACCCTCGCCGATCGCATGGCGGGCAAGCCTTTCATTTTGCTCAATTCGCGCCTGCAGGAGGCGGGGGCGGTGGGCATCGGCCTGGCGGGCAGGCAGCTGCGCGAACGGTTTTTGTCGACTTTTGAGATGGCCTATGCCATCCAGCCTTTTGAAGGGGGCAGCCTTTACCGGGCGCACCCGAAGCCGTGGCAACTCTGGCGCGAGACCCAGGAAGGTGACTATACCAAAGTGGCTGAATTCGACACGCGCCCGCTGGGCGAAGAGATCGACCGCGCCCTCTATCCCAAAAAAGGCGAGGCCCTGCTCGACGGCCTGCGCCGCTTCCTGCGCGCCCTTGGCCAATAA